The nucleotide sequence CCAATGTTTTCAAACGCAAGGCTTTCTCTAAAAAAGGTGTGTATATATTCTCGAACCACAGCATCATGCGGTCACTAAAATTGGTTTTGTGTTCTGTTTTTTTCGACAAAAAGAGTGCACTCATCATCGGTACGTAGGTTAACGATAAGATAAAAGCACCTAAAACCGCAAATCCTACTGTCATTGCCATCGGTCGGAACATTTTTCCTTCGGTACCTACCAAAGCGAGGATAGGCAAATACACAATCAAAATGATAATTTCACCAAAAGCAGCACTGTTCCTAATCTTGGAAGCCGACTCGTAAACCTCAACATCCATTTCGCCTTGCGTAAGTTCTTTTATTCTGGTTCGCTTTTGCAAATGATGCATGGTCGCTTCTACGATAATCACCGCACCATCGACAATGATTCCAAAATCAATCGCCCCCAAACTCATTAAGTTTCCGCTTACGCCAAAGGCATTCATCAAAATCACAGCAAACAACATCGCCAGCGGAATCACCGAAGCTACAATCAATCCCGCTCGAAAATTTCCAAGGAATAAAATCAAAACAAAAATCACGATTAAGGCTCCTTCCAAAAGGTTGGTTGATACCGTTCCAATGGCATTATCCACTAATTTACTTCGGTCAATAAAAGCTTCTGCTACGACTCCTTCAGGTAATGTTTTATTGATTTGAGCCATTTTCTCTTTGACTCTTTTCACCACAGCGCTTGAATTTTCGCCTTTTAACATCAAGACCAAACCCGAAACGATTTCGCCTTTTCCATCCTTAGTAGAAGCTCCGTAACGCAAGGCAACACCTTCTTGTACCTTCGCCACATCGCGAACCAAAACAGGAGCACCATTGCGGTTTTTTATCACTACATTCTCTAAATCCTTAATCCCTTTGGCCATCCCTACGCCACGAATGAAATAGGCGTATTGGTCTTTTTCGATATATGCACCACCTGTATTTTGATTGTTTTTTTGTAAAGCATCAAAAATCTCAGTAATCGTTATCCCTAGACTATTCAGCGTATTGGGGTTAACCGCAATTTCATATTGCTTTAGTTTTCCTCCCCAAGTACTAATTTCTGCTACCCCCTCTGTCCCTTGTAATTGTGGAACGATAATCCAGTCTTGAATTGTACGCAATTGAACAGCATCATATTTGTCTTCATAGCCTTTTTTAGCATAGACATCGTATTGATAAATTTCGCCAAGACCGGTTGAAATAGGAGCCAATTCTGGAGAACCCGCATAGGCTGGAATGTTTTCTTGTGCTTTTTTAAGACGTTGAAAAATTTGTTCTCTCGCCCAATAAATATCCACATCCTCCTTGAAAACTACCGTCACCACCGAAAGCCCAAAACGGGAAATGCTTCGGAGTTCGATGATTTTTGGGATGGTTTTCACCTCCTGCTCCAGTGGATAGGTAATTAATTGCTCTACTTCCTGACTCGCCAATGTGGGAGCGGTAGTAATAATTTGCACCTGATTGTTTGTTACATCTGGCAAAGCATCAATGGGCAATTGACTGAGTGAATAACTTCCCACCCCAATAAGCACACAGGTAAAAAGCAGTATAATGAATTTATTCTTTATACTGAATTGTATTATTTTGTCTAACATGTTAGAATATCATAGATTAGAAATTTAGCAAACTAGCGCTTGCTCTCGCTGTGAATACACCTAAGTTTAATTCTAAAAGCTAATGTCATAGTATCAATATACATGACTTATAATAGCCCACAGATGAAACAAATTAAACAGATTAGCACTGATTTTTTTTATTTTCAGAATAAACAAAAGCAACAGTTTATCCACCTAACATCAGTTACATCCGTTTTGTCCGTGGACCAAAAGCAACTACATTTTGTAGCTTTTAGACGGAATTATTAGGCTATTTGCGGGGGTTGCCAAATACTTCCAAAGAAATTGGAAGAGGCAATTGAGGTATAAAAAGAATGAGAAGACTTTATTTCTTCAAAAAGGACTGTGACTAGCGTAGGTACAACTGCCACATAGGTTAACGTATGAAAACCACAACAACTACACACACAAAAAGGCGAACATAAATCATTATCGACATCGTGTGAATGCTCCGCATCTGTAGTACTGTGAATTTCAGCTTGATGTGCCAAACTATCGGCTAACTTATCTGCACAAGGCAGACACGAAAGCACAACTAAGTAGATGGAGAATATGATGTTTAGCATTTTCATTCCTGTAAAAATAGGAATAATAAATAAATTCTTTCCCTTATTATGGCTTTTTTAAGAATTTCAACACCAAAATGGTTGTTTCTAGAACTTCAACTGTTATTTTTTTATTCTTGATAATGTTTCTACCAATGGAATTCACGGAACACTTACTAAAAATAAAAGTATAGTGAGGTAATCTGAAACCGAATTCCTATTTCTCCATACTCTATTATCAAATCAATTGCGATCAAGATTCTACAATGAGAAGCTATTGCACAAACACCTCCGATTACAAGTTCTTTTTAAATGAATATTTTATTATTAATTTACAACCAAAAACAGTATCCGATGAACAACAGAAAACTAATTTTATATATAGCTTGCTCTTTAGATGGCTATATAGCGAAACCAAATGATGATTTAAGTTTTTTAAATAGTGTCCAAAAGGAAGGAGAAGACTATGGCTATAGTTCATTTATATCAACTATTGACACAGTAATTATTGGAAGAAAGACCTATGATTGGGTTATCAATCAAGGAATTGAGTTTCCGCACGCAGACAAAGAATCATATATCATAACAAGAACAACTAAAGAGAAAGAAGGAAACTTAACATTTTACAACGGTAATCTTCCTGATTTGGTAAAAAAGTTGAAAAGCAAAAACGGAAAAAATATCTTTTGTGATGGTGGAGCCGAAATTGTACACGAACTACTTAAAGAAAAACTACTTGATGAAATTATAATTTCTATTATACCCATTTTGGTTGGTGATGGCATTAGGTTATTTAAAAGTGACAGACCAGAACAAGAACTCACACTATTATCATCAAAAAATTATGATAGTGGACTTGTTCAATTACACTATAAAATAAAAACAGCATAAACCCATCTTACTTTCTAACACCTAATTTTTATGCGCTATACAGCAAAAAAACTTTCTTAGAGTAGATTTTTCGTTTTACTAAAGTGCTGCAATAAATTACAAAGTTTTAAGTTCGAATCTGAAACTAATAAAAAATCCCAACTGCTTTCACAATCGGGATTAGGTATGATTTCAAATAAAATGAATTATTTTACATCCATTAATTCTACATCGAAAATTAAAGTAGCGTTTGGTGGAATTACTCCTCCTGCTCCATTAGCTCCGTATCCTAAGTGAGAAGGAATCACAAAACGAGCTTTATCACCTACTTTTAATAAAGCGATACCTTCGTCCCATCCTTCGATTACTTGACCTTGACCTAATTTAAATTCGATTGGTTTTTTTCTTGGGTAAGAAGAATCAAAAACTTTTCCTTCTGGTAATTGTCCTGTATAATGTACTGAAACTGTTTTACCTGCAGCTGCTTGTTTACCTTCACCTTTTTGGATGAATTGGTAACGCAATCCGCTTTCCGTTTTTTCAAATCCAGCCGCTAATTTCTCCATAGCTTCTTCAGCAGCAGCTTTCTCAGCTTCTAAACGTTTTTTGCGGTTTCCTTCAAAAGTACGGAAAGCTTCAACAGCATTCCATTTTTGAGCTTCCTCACCTACTCTTACAATTTCCAAAGTTTCAAGAGCATCTCCTTGAGCAACAGCGTCTACTACATCTTGTCCTTCTACAACCTGACCAAAAACAGTATGTTTTCCGTCTAACCAAGAAGTAGGTACGTGCGTAATATAAAATTGAGAACCGTTAGTTCCAGGACCTGCATTAGCCATAGCTAAAACTCCTGGTTTGTCATGTTTCAAACTTGGGTGAAATTCATCATCAAATTTGTATCCTGGACCACCTGTTCCTGTTCCTTGAGGACAACCTCCTTGAATCATAAAATCAGGAATTACTCTATGAAAACTTAATCCATCATAATATTTTGTTCCTTGAGGCTTTACGCTGTTTTCTAAATTCCCTTCAGCAAGTGCTACAAAATTCCCTACTGTACCAGGAGTCAAATCGTGCGTTAATTTCACTAAAATAGCACCTTTAGAAGTGTTGAATTTAGCATATATTCCGTTTTCCATTGTATATTATTTTTATTGAGGTGCAAAATTACAAATTTAATAGGGAATTTGAAAGTTTGATTTTCAGGTTAAGTGTGGGAAGTTGCAAGTTAGAAATTGAGAGCTTGAAACTTCCAGCTCCCCGCTCCCTCAAAGTCATTAATTTAAGAAGTTTACCGTCACTTTGAGTGATTTTTAATAACAATGCGACAGCTATATTATTAAAAAAGGGATCGAGAAGTTTTGTTTAAACTAGAGTTCTCGATACTGAGATAAAATTTTCTGTCGCAAATTTTATCTCAACTCGAACTGACGATAGCTTAACTTAATGAATTTTTCGCTCCCTTCTCCCTTCTCCCTTCTCCCCACTTCTAACTATTGACATTTGAAATTGACTTTTATAATTGCTATTGAAATCTTTGTACCTTTGCCAATTCAAAATTTAGACAACAACTCATGCGTATTGACATTATTACCGTATTACCCGATTTATTGAGAAGTCCGTTTGAAGCTTCGATTATGAAACGTGCTATTGATAAAGGATTGGTGGAAGTTCACATTCACAATTTACGTGATTATACCACTAACAGACAAAAAAGTGTAGATGATTATCCTTTTGGTGGTGGTGCAGGAATGGTAATGACAGTACAACCTATTGACGCTTGTATTACGCATTTGAAAAGCGAAAGAGCGTACGACGAAATCATCTATATGTCACCTGACGGAGATACGTTGAACCAAAAAATGGCTAACACCATGTCCATGTATGAGAATATCATCATTTTGTGTGGACATTATAAAGGAGTAGATCAAAGAGTACGCGATCATTTTATCACCAAGGAAATTTCGATAGGTGATTATGTACTGAGTGGTGGTGAATTAGGCGCATTAGTATTGTCAGATACTTTAATTCGATTGATACCAGGCGTTTTGAGCGACGAAACCTCAGCATTAACGGATAGTTTCCAAGACGGTTTATTATCAGGACCTATTTACACTCGCCCTGCGGATTACAAAGGATGGAAAGTGCCGGATATTTTATTAAGTGGCCATTCTGCCAAAATTGACAAATGGCGCGAGGATACCGCTTATGAACATACAAAGAATAGAAGACCGGATTTGTTAGAATAAATTTTCTTTAAAAATTCCAATATTTTAAATTCCAAATTCCAATTGATTAATCAGTTAAAAAATGGTATTAGGAATTTGATTTTATTTAGAGTTTATTTTTTTATTGGAATTTGGAATTTCTTTTATTGGAATTTAATTTTTTTAACTACATTTGCACCCACATTTGATTAACCTCTGGCGATACCCGTGAATGTTGGTCCGATATTAAACCATAATTAGCATTTAAAATGGCAAATTTAGTAGACTTCGTTAATAGCGAATATGTTGCAAAAAAAGATTTCCCTGAATTCGGAGCTGGAGACACTATCACAGCTTACTACGAAATTAAAGAGGGTGAAAAAACAAGAACTCAGTTCTTTAAAGGAGTTGTAATTCAAAGAAGAGGTACTGGAAGTACTGAAACTTTTACAATTCGTAAAATGTCAGGTGCAGTAGGTGTTGAGCGTATCTTCCCTATCAACTTACCAGCTTTACAAAAAATTGAAATCAACAAAAAAGGAGCTGTACGTAGAGCTAGAATTTTCTACTTCAGAGAACTTACTGGTAAAAAAGCTAGAATTAAAGACAAAAGAAGATAGTTTACTATCCCTTTATACTAAAAGTCTCGACATTGTCGGGACTTTTTTTTTGGTTTTGGCTACAGCCAAAAAGAGAATTCTCAAATAAAGGCCTTATAATTAAAAAAATAACATTTTAAAGCGAAGTCGTTAGTTATCCCGCAATTCGGATATTTCTATGTTAAACGAGTCTGTATTTTAGTCTGATTTACATATCTTTGCACGGCTTTATTCAAAGCAAGCATACTTTTCACTATTTAAATGCATAGGACTACGATTATAAAATTAAAAAAATGACACAAAAATCAAAGATTGTTTACACATTAACTGACGAAGCACCTTTGTTAGCTACTTATTCTTTTTTACCAATTGTTAAAGCTTTTACAGCGACTGCAGGTATTGAAATTGAAACCGAAGATATTTCAGTTGCAGCTCGTATTTTGGCTAACTTCCCTGAATTTTTAACGGAAGACCAAAAAGTGAATGATTCTTTAGCTGAACTAGGAAAACTAGCTACTGCTCCAGAAGCAAACATCATTAAATTACCAAACGTTTCCGCTTCAGTACCTCAATTAAAAGGGGCTATTGCTGAATTGCAAGCACACGGATATAAAATTCCAAATTTCCCAGAAGATCCTAAAAACGATGCTGAAAAGGAAATCAAAGCAAAATATGCTAAAATATTAGGTTCTGCTGTAAACCCAGTTTTACGTGAAGGAAACTCTGACCGTAGAGCTCCTAAAGCAGTAAAAAATTACGCAAAAGTGAATCCACACTCTATGGGAGCTTGGTCTGCTGATTCTAAAACAGCTGTAGCTTCTATGAGCGAAGGTGATTTTTACGGAAGTGAGCAATCATTGACTGTAGCGGAAGCTACAGATGTAAAAATCGAATTTGTTGCTGAAGACGGTGCTACTACTGTTCTTAAAGCTAGCACTCCATTGAAATCAGGAGAAATTATCGACAGTTCAGTAATGCACTTGAATGCTTTAAAATCTTTTGTTGCTAAAACAATTGCTGAAGCAAAAGCACAAGGCGTATTGCTTTCTGTTCACTTGAAAGCAACGATGATGAAGGTTTCTGACCCAATTATCTTTGGAGCTATCGTTGAAGTATATTTCAAAGACGTTTTTGAAAAATACGCTGCCTTATTTGCTGAACTTGGTGTAAACACTAAAAACGGTTTAGGAGATGTGTATGCAAAAATTGCAGGTCACGCTCAACAAGCAGAAGTAGAAGCTGCCATCAATCAAGCGATTGAAAACGGTCCTGCTCTTGCCATGGTAAACTCTGACAAAGGAATTACAAACCTTCACGTACCATCAGATGTAATTGTAGATGCTTCTATGCCAGCTATGATTCGTACTTCTGGACAAATGTGGAACAAAGAAGGAAAACAACAAGATACAATCGCTATTATTCCAGACCGTTGTTATGCTGGTGTATATACGGCAACAATTGATTTCTGTAAAAAGAATGGTGCTTTTGACCCAACTACAATGGGTTCTGTTCCAAACGTAGGTTTG is from Flavobacterium sp. NG2 and encodes:
- the trmD gene encoding tRNA (guanosine(37)-N1)-methyltransferase TrmD — protein: MRIDIITVLPDLLRSPFEASIMKRAIDKGLVEVHIHNLRDYTTNRQKSVDDYPFGGGAGMVMTVQPIDACITHLKSERAYDEIIYMSPDGDTLNQKMANTMSMYENIIILCGHYKGVDQRVRDHFITKEISIGDYVLSGGELGALVLSDTLIRLIPGVLSDETSALTDSFQDGLLSGPIYTRPADYKGWKVPDILLSGHSAKIDKWREDTAYEHTKNRRPDLLE
- a CDS encoding DUF6660 family protein encodes the protein MKMLNIIFSIYLVVLSCLPCADKLADSLAHQAEIHSTTDAEHSHDVDNDLCSPFCVCSCCGFHTLTYVAVVPTLVTVLFEEIKSSHSFYTSIASSNFFGSIWQPPQIA
- a CDS encoding dihydrofolate reductase family protein, coding for MNILLLIYNQKQYPMNNRKLILYIACSLDGYIAKPNDDLSFLNSVQKEGEDYGYSSFISTIDTVIIGRKTYDWVINQGIEFPHADKESYIITRTTKEKEGNLTFYNGNLPDLVKKLKSKNGKNIFCDGGAEIVHELLKEKLLDEIIISIIPILVGDGIRLFKSDRPEQELTLLSSKNYDSGLVQLHYKIKTA
- a CDS encoding CusA/CzcA family heavy metal efflux RND transporter; translated protein: MLDKIIQFSIKNKFIILLFTCVLIGVGSYSLSQLPIDALPDVTNNQVQIITTAPTLASQEVEQLITYPLEQEVKTIPKIIELRSISRFGLSVVTVVFKEDVDIYWAREQIFQRLKKAQENIPAYAGSPELAPISTGLGEIYQYDVYAKKGYEDKYDAVQLRTIQDWIIVPQLQGTEGVAEISTWGGKLKQYEIAVNPNTLNSLGITITEIFDALQKNNQNTGGAYIEKDQYAYFIRGVGMAKGIKDLENVVIKNRNGAPVLVRDVAKVQEGVALRYGASTKDGKGEIVSGLVLMLKGENSSAVVKRVKEKMAQINKTLPEGVVAEAFIDRSKLVDNAIGTVSTNLLEGALIVIFVLILFLGNFRAGLIVASVIPLAMLFAVILMNAFGVSGNLMSLGAIDFGIIVDGAVIIVEATMHHLQKRTRIKELTQGEMDVEVYESASKIRNSAAFGEIIILIVYLPILALVGTEGKMFRPMAMTVGFAVLGAFILSLTYVPMMSALFLSKKTEHKTNFSDRMMLWFENIYTPFLEKALRLKTLVLGIALALFAIAFFVFQNMGGEFIPTIEEGDLAFETRIMTGSSLTEMIQATTECEKILKAKFPEIQTIVTKIGTGEIPTDPMPIENGDIVIVLKDKSEWDHKYKNWEEIGEAMKAEINKKLSYVSIEVSQPIQMRFNELMTGSKSDIAIKIFGDDLDVLAAKADELISKVKSIEGVGDLKAEKVTGLPQITIKYDYNKIALYGLNIVDINQVIRSSFAGDVAGKIYDQSKRFDVVVRMDETNRSDITDVSNLFIPLPNGQQVPLSQVATISYEQGPVQVSRENGKRRITVGLNVRGRDIKSVVEEIQQKLDAQFQLPSGYYVTYGGQFQNLIEANKRLSVAVPVALGLILVLLYFTFDSIKQSLLIFTAIPLSAIGGVYALWWRGMPFSISAGIGFIALFGIAVLNGIVLISYFNQLKAEGISSPLERIRIGTKTRLRPVLMTAAVASLGFLPMALSNSGGAEVQKPLATVVIGGLMSATLLTLIVLPILYLLFETSKSTLFSKKENDGLEANKNS
- a CDS encoding peptidylprolyl isomerase; this encodes MENGIYAKFNTSKGAILVKLTHDLTPGTVGNFVALAEGNLENSVKPQGTKYYDGLSFHRVIPDFMIQGGCPQGTGTGGPGYKFDDEFHPSLKHDKPGVLAMANAGPGTNGSQFYITHVPTSWLDGKHTVFGQVVEGQDVVDAVAQGDALETLEIVRVGEEAQKWNAVEAFRTFEGNRKKRLEAEKAAAEEAMEKLAAGFEKTESGLRYQFIQKGEGKQAAAGKTVSVHYTGQLPEGKVFDSSYPRKKPIEFKLGQGQVIEGWDEGIALLKVGDKARFVIPSHLGYGANGAGGVIPPNATLIFDVELMDVK
- a CDS encoding NADP-dependent isocitrate dehydrogenase; protein product: MTQKSKIVYTLTDEAPLLATYSFLPIVKAFTATAGIEIETEDISVAARILANFPEFLTEDQKVNDSLAELGKLATAPEANIIKLPNVSASVPQLKGAIAELQAHGYKIPNFPEDPKNDAEKEIKAKYAKILGSAVNPVLREGNSDRRAPKAVKNYAKVNPHSMGAWSADSKTAVASMSEGDFYGSEQSLTVAEATDVKIEFVAEDGATTVLKASTPLKSGEIIDSSVMHLNALKSFVAKTIAEAKAQGVLLSVHLKATMMKVSDPIIFGAIVEVYFKDVFEKYAALFAELGVNTKNGLGDVYAKIAGHAQQAEVEAAINQAIENGPALAMVNSDKGITNLHVPSDVIVDASMPAMIRTSGQMWNKEGKQQDTIAIIPDRCYAGVYTATIDFCKKNGAFDPTTMGSVPNVGLMAQKAEEYGSHDKTFQMSANGKVRVVDVNGNVLMEQAVEANDIFRMCQAKDAPIQDWVKLAVNRARLSDTPAVFWLDEKRAHDREIIKKVNTYLKDHDTTGLDIRILNPIAATDFTCERLVKGLDTISVTGNVLRDYLTDLFPILEVGTSAKMLSIVPLMNGGGLFETGAGGSAPKHVEQFVTEGYLRWDSLGEFLALGASLEHLGQSLNNEKAIVLSETLDQANDAFLQNDKSPARRVGQIDNRGSHFYLALYWAQALAAQTKDADLLAIFAPIAKELTDNEATINAELIGAQGKPQEIGGYYQPNPALVSKAMRPSTTLNTILDKISTLKTA
- the rplS gene encoding 50S ribosomal protein L19, whose protein sequence is MANLVDFVNSEYVAKKDFPEFGAGDTITAYYEIKEGEKTRTQFFKGVVIQRRGTGSTETFTIRKMSGAVGVERIFPINLPALQKIEINKKGAVRRARIFYFRELTGKKARIKDKRR